The DNA window GCAGCTCGAAAAGCTGGAAAAGATGGCGCGAACCGGCAAGCTGAAGCCGGCGAAGTTCTTGCGCTTCACTTCCCCGGTGCGAACTCCGTATGCGGAGAATGACATCGTAAACGCGCGCTGGTTTCCTGCATTCGATCGCGAGGGCCGACCGAGCAAGAAAGCTGTGATCGTCCTCCCACAGTGGAATGCGGATGCATTCAGCCACAACGCGCTCTGCGCGGTGATGAACCGTTATGGAGTCTCGGCGCTGCGCCTGAGTAAGCCTTATCACGATATTCGCCGTCCGGCGGAGATCGAACGCAGTGATTATGCGGTTTCTGCAAATATTGGAAGAACGCTCGATTCCTGCCGTCAGGGCGTGATCGACATTCGCTGTTGTCTCGACTGGCTCGAGTCGCAGGGGTGTGAACGATTTGGCATTCTGGGAACGAGCCTGGGATCTTGCTACGCGTTTATCGCCAGCGCGCATGATGCGCGTCTCGAAGTAAACGCCTTCAATCACGCTTCCACTTACTTCGGCGATGTGGTCTGGACGGGGCAGTCGACCCGTCATATCCGCGCTGCGCTTGAAGACGTGATGGACATGGAGCGTCTGCGGGAATTATGGCTGGCCATCAGCCCAATCGCCTACATGCGCAAGTTCGCTGCCCATCGCAAGAAGGTTCTCGTCATTTACGCCAAATACGATCTCACGTTCTTGCGCGATCTCTCTGAAGAAGTCGTGCGGCTGTTCCGGGAAAATGAGATCGACTTCAAAGCAGTCGCTCTACCCTGCGGGCACTATACGGTCGGCGAGATCCCTTTCAAATTCTTTGATGGCTGGCATCTGGGCTGGTTTATATACTCGGCATTCAAGCAATTGGGCGCCTGAGTTGCGCCAAGAGCGCCTGTAAAACCGAGTCCACATTTACAATTCCGCGCA is part of the Terriglobales bacterium genome and encodes:
- a CDS encoding abhydrolase domain-containing 18, producing QLEKLEKMARTGKLKPAKFLRFTSPVRTPYAENDIVNARWFPAFDREGRPSKKAVIVLPQWNADAFSHNALCAVMNRYGVSALRLSKPYHDIRRPAEIERSDYAVSANIGRTLDSCRQGVIDIRCCLDWLESQGCERFGILGTSLGSCYAFIASAHDARLEVNAFNHASTYFGDVVWTGQSTRHIRAALEDVMDMERLRELWLAISPIAYMRKFAAHRKKVLVIYAKYDLTFLRDLSEEVVRLFRENEIDFKAVALPCGHYTVGEIPFKFFDGWHLGWFIYSAFKQLGA